In one window of Mycobacteriales bacterium DNA:
- a CDS encoding YjbQ family protein, whose amino-acid sequence MKTVELRIETGTRVVHDVTGLVREFCAGGGDGLVHVFLPHATAGLALMETGSGSESDLEDAVARLLPADGRYRHRHGSPGHGRDHVLPAFVSPSLTLPVVDGRVMLGTWQSVVVVDPNGDNPVRTLRLSFLAG is encoded by the coding sequence ATGAAGACGGTTGAGCTGCGGATCGAGACCGGCACCCGCGTCGTACACGATGTGACCGGTCTGGTGCGCGAGTTCTGTGCGGGCGGGGGCGACGGGCTCGTTCACGTGTTCCTGCCGCACGCCACCGCCGGGCTGGCGCTGATGGAGACGGGGTCGGGTAGCGAGAGCGATCTCGAGGACGCAGTCGCTCGTCTTCTTCCAGCGGATGGCCGCTATCGGCACCGTCACGGGTCGCCCGGTCACGGGCGCGACCACGTCCTCCCCGCGTTCGTCTCCCCTTCTTTGACACTGCCGGTGGTGGACGGCCGGGTCATGCTCGGCACCTGGCAGAGCGTGGTCGTCGTCGACCCCAACGGCGACAACCCGGTGCGCACGTTGCGACTGTCCTTCCTCGCCGGCTGA
- a CDS encoding MMPL family transporter — protein sequence MGRLGFWTARHFRAVLLAWVVVALGLGFFAPKAQHALAGAGWEASGSQSVAARQLIDKQFAGLSSAALQVVVHSNRHTIHDPTVQAVITRAEQLLRTDDRISRVVPPTAGVSVSRDGHTAVIQAGAAGDTNAMVRAADALKGPLTHLSGNGTTVALTGSSGLWSDFNAANHTAMMRSELFSWPVTMAILVVAFGSLVAAGLPLMLTIIGLMAAAGSLWLGTHIGAISIWAMNFALMFALALGIDYALFLVVRFRGARFGRHEDEGHAVAETMDTAGKAVLFSGLTVLVSLSAVMLVPSPAFRSMALGIMLAVIFVLAATLTLLPAVLAKLGARVDGVALPWVHTGEHRSLRFQAWAERLWRRPVVYGAAALIALLALALPILGLRTGMPSIKVIPTTATARVGYNLVQSAFGPGAPGALQVVTSTTEAARTTQVLTHSPGIAQVTPAMPSADGRWQMIQAIPTVDPSSKTLGHIVDELRAQMPPGALVGGAAAENHDLEKLLSARTPLVIGVVLGLGFLLLLVALQAPLIAALGVVTNLLAVGAAFGVARLIFQNGLGASLFGFEPQHFLDAWAPVFFFAMIFAISMDYTVFLLSSAKEHWEASRGNARDAMISGVAHSGRVIFAAAGVMVAVFFTFALSGPLPPKEMGIVLGIAVLLDALLIRLLLLPVLLRLTGRAAWAGPSWLRRVLPNVRFAHGATPPEVTRRATE from the coding sequence TTGGGCCGGCTTGGCTTCTGGACCGCCAGGCACTTCCGCGCGGTCCTGCTCGCCTGGGTCGTCGTCGCGCTCGGCCTCGGTTTCTTCGCACCGAAGGCGCAGCATGCGCTCGCCGGCGCCGGGTGGGAGGCCTCCGGGTCGCAGTCGGTTGCCGCCCGTCAGCTCATCGACAAGCAGTTCGCCGGCCTGTCCAGCGCCGCCCTGCAGGTCGTCGTCCACTCCAACCGCCACACCATTCACGACCCGACGGTCCAGGCCGTCATCACCCGCGCCGAGCAGCTGCTGCGCACGGACGACCGCATCAGCCGCGTCGTACCCCCGACTGCCGGTGTCTCGGTCAGCCGGGACGGGCACACCGCCGTCATCCAGGCCGGTGCAGCCGGCGACACCAACGCGATGGTCCGCGCCGCCGACGCGCTCAAGGGGCCGCTGACGCACTTGTCCGGCAACGGCACGACCGTCGCGCTCACCGGCTCGTCCGGACTGTGGAGCGACTTCAACGCCGCCAACCACACCGCGATGATGCGCTCGGAGCTGTTCAGCTGGCCGGTCACGATGGCGATCCTTGTCGTCGCGTTCGGATCGCTCGTCGCCGCCGGCTTGCCGCTGATGTTGACCATCATCGGATTGATGGCGGCTGCCGGCTCGCTGTGGCTCGGTACGCACATCGGCGCGATCTCGATCTGGGCGATGAACTTCGCGCTGATGTTCGCGCTCGCGCTCGGCATCGACTACGCCCTGTTTCTCGTCGTCCGCTTCCGTGGCGCCCGGTTCGGCCGACACGAGGACGAGGGGCACGCGGTCGCCGAGACGATGGACACCGCCGGCAAGGCCGTGCTGTTCTCCGGCCTGACCGTGCTCGTCTCCCTGTCCGCGGTCATGCTCGTGCCGTCACCGGCGTTCCGGTCGATGGCTCTCGGCATCATGCTCGCCGTCATCTTCGTCCTCGCCGCGACCCTGACGTTGCTGCCTGCGGTCCTCGCGAAGCTCGGTGCGCGCGTCGATGGCGTCGCGCTGCCGTGGGTGCACACCGGCGAACACCGCTCGCTCCGGTTCCAGGCATGGGCCGAACGGCTGTGGCGCCGACCGGTCGTGTACGGCGCAGCAGCGCTGATCGCCCTTCTTGCCCTTGCGTTGCCGATTCTCGGGTTGCGGACCGGCATGCCCAGCATCAAGGTCATCCCCACCACGGCCACCGCCCGCGTGGGCTACAACCTTGTCCAGTCCGCGTTCGGTCCCGGCGCCCCGGGCGCACTGCAGGTCGTCACGTCGACAACCGAAGCCGCCCGGACGACACAGGTACTCACCCACTCGCCCGGCATCGCACAGGTGACGCCGGCGATGCCCTCTGCCGACGGACGCTGGCAGATGATCCAAGCCATCCCGACCGTCGACCCGTCATCGAAGACACTCGGCCACATCGTCGACGAGCTCCGCGCACAGATGCCTCCCGGGGCGCTCGTGGGCGGTGCTGCGGCGGAGAACCACGACCTGGAGAAGCTGCTTTCCGCTCGCACGCCGCTCGTCATCGGCGTCGTGCTCGGCCTCGGGTTCCTGCTGCTGCTCGTCGCGCTGCAGGCGCCGCTCATCGCGGCGCTCGGTGTGGTGACCAACCTGCTCGCGGTTGGCGCCGCATTCGGTGTGGCCCGACTGATCTTTCAGAACGGTCTCGGCGCGAGCCTGTTCGGATTCGAACCTCAGCACTTTCTCGACGCGTGGGCGCCCGTGTTCTTCTTCGCCATGATCTTCGCGATTTCGATGGACTACACCGTGTTTCTGCTGTCCAGCGCAAAAGAACACTGGGAGGCCAGCCGCGGTAACGCCCGCGACGCGATGATCAGCGGCGTTGCGCACTCGGGCCGGGTCATCTTCGCCGCCGCCGGCGTCATGGTTGCGGTCTTCTTCACCTTCGCGCTGTCCGGACCGCTGCCACCCAAGGAGATGGGCATCGTTCTGGGCATCGCGGTCCTGCTCGACGCGTTGCTCATCCGCCTGCTCCTGCTGCCGGTGCTGTTGCGCTTGACCGGCCGCGCGGCTTGGGCCGGCCCGAGCTGGTTGCGTCGCGTCCTGCCCAACGTCCGGTTCGCCCACGGCGCGACACCTCCGGAGGTCACCCGACGGGCTACGGAGTGA